Within Amycolatopsis sp. cg5, the genomic segment CAGGCCCTCGAAGTTCTCGCCCGTCCCATCGCCCGCGATCATCTGGTCCTCAAGCTCTTCCTCAAGCCCGGTTTCCAGGAACGAGTCGATGAGCGTGCGCACCTGCGCGGCGTCGGACAGCGCGCGCTTGGTCACGGGAATCCAGTGCGCGATGGTCCGCACGGGCGTGGTGACCCGCACCGTGGAGAACCCGCTCTCCGGCTTCACGCCCGCCTGCGCGGGAGTCACCGCGGGCTCGCCCGAGCCGACCGGCGCCGAGCTGGTGGCCTCCGCGACCGGGGCGGCGGCGTTGTTCCATCCGGTGATGCGGGCGTACTCGATCTGGTCCGAGGTCGTCGTGCCGCCGGTGACGAGCTGGCGCAGCGTCAGCGGGCGGAAGAACTGCTCCGGCCCGACCAGGACACCCCGGTAGTCCTCCGTGCGGAACGCCCCACCAGAGGTCGGGGACAGCCCGGTAACCAGGTCCTTGTACCCGACCGGGCGGGACTGCACCCGCATGTCCTTCGCGAACTGCCCGTTCGGCGCGGACCGCAGCAGGTCCTTGTACTGCTCGGACGTGATGAAGGTTTCGCCGATGCTCGCGGCCCGGGACTGGTAGCCGTCGCGGTCGGCCTGCTCCCGCCGGCCTTTCGCTTCGGCCTGCCCGTCGACCAGGCCCACGGCGTCCCCGAGGTCCTTAATGGCCGCGCGGACGTTCGTGTCCGCTTTGGCCGCGTCGAGCGACTTCTTCACGTCCTGTGCCTTGCGCATGGACTCGGTGACGGCGGCCCGCTCGTCGTCGGTGAAGTCCCGGCCCTCGTCGTCGGCCGTGGCCGCGATGGTGTTGGCGTTCTGGAGGTGCGCCTTCAGTTCCTCGGTGAGCCGCGCGATCTTGTCGGTCATGGTGTTCCTCAGTTCGTGTGCGATGGAGCGCGCAGACGAATCGAGGCGGTTCCGTGCCCGGCTGGCGAACCACGAGCAGTGGTTCGCGGACGGGGCAGGCGTGGCCTGTTCTGTCGTCCTTCTGTCAGGCGGTGAGCGAGTCGGGGTTGACCTCGCCGTTGAGCGAGGCCATCCAGATACGAAGACGATCCGGCCGGTCTGCTGGCCGGGCTGGCGATGCCGACTTCTCGTCGTTCGTCGCGGGCTCGGCGGGCGTGGCCTTGGTGTCGTCGTCGCTGTCCGATCCGGACAGCACGCCCTCGATGACGGCGATGCTGTCGGTGATCGTGGCGAGCGCACCCCGCAGGGTGTCCTCGTCCTTCGCCGAGATGGCGCGGCCTTCCTTGTCCTCGGGCTGCGCGGGCTCGGCGGGGTCGGTGGTGGGTTCGGATTTGAGTTCGGGGGGTTCCACGTCGGCGTCGCGCAGGTGCCGGGCGAGGTGGTTGTACACGCCTTGCCGGTCGTCGTCCGGGATCGTCGTCCCGGTTCGCGAGCCATTCAGGACAGCGATGCCCGTGGTGCAGGCTTGCAGGTTCGCCGCCCCGACCTCGCCTTCGGTGGAAACGTTGTGGTGGATGAACTTGTACGACGACTTGGCGTCCGGGTCGCCGTCCGGGTCCTGCCATGCGAACGCTTTGCGGTAGGTGTCCTTGCCCGCGTCGTTCGACAGCCGCGCCTCATTCGCCGGGCCGTCCCACGTGCCGTCGTCCGTGGCGGTCGAGTGCGCGCCGATCGCGGATTTCACCGACAGCAGCTCGGTTTCCTGGTTCGCGCCAATCAGCGTCGGGCCGACTTCGTACAGACGAAGCTTGCGCAGCTCGAAATACCCGTCGCCCGCGGCGTCGTCGTCCGCCGACTTCTCGTCGACCCATCCGCCCTCTTGGACGTCGTACGCGAAGGAGAACTGCCGAACCCGCTTTCCCTTGAGCAGCTTGTAGACCTTCTTGGCCTTCGGCTCGTCCAGGTCGATACGGGCGCGGACCCACAGACCCTCCTCGCGTTCCTCGGCCTCTTCCACGTACCCGATGTGGTAGTCGGGATCGTGCGACATGTGCGACCACAGCACGGGAATCGGACTGCCCGAGTTCTTCCACTCGTCCAGGGTTTCGGCGAACGCTCCCGGCACGATCTTGTCGCCCACCGAGTCCACGTTGTACGCGGCGACGATCGCTTCGAAAACGCCGTCGTCCGTGCCGTCCTGCGTACCGGCGGCCTTGATCAGGACCGGGCAGGTCTTCACCTTCATGCCAACCCCTCCAGGAGTTTGAGCGTCCGATCGCGCGCCACCTTCGGTTCCGGCGCGGTGTCGGTCGGGCTGGCCTGCCCACCGATCAGCACGTTCAGCGGCGTCACCAGCTCGTCGCCTCCGTCCACCTGCGGGAGGTTTACCCGTGCCCGCGCCTCGTTCCGGGTCATCCACGGGGCACCGGTCGCCGTCTGGAGCTGCGCGGCCTGTTCCTCGAACGACCCGCGCAACTTCTCCGCGAGGTTGAACTCCAGGTAGATGTCTTGGGAGTCCTCGAAATCCGGCAGCAGTTGCAGCGCCAGTTCCTCGGTGATCATGGTCAGCCACGGCCCGAGCGTGTCCTGGTACAGATGCTTGTGCTGCTCCTGGATGTTCGAGTACGTGGCGTGGTCCAGAATTCCCACCATGGGCAGCGGAATGTGATACGCGCTCGCGACCTCTTCCCGCGTGAGCTTGCGGGATTCGATGTACTGCGCGGCTTCCGGCGTCACCGACGCGGGCACGAAGTCCATGCCGTCTTCCAGAATCGGCGTTCCCCCGGCCTTGGCGCCGGTGCCCGTGTACTGCGCCTGCCACGAGCGGCGGAACCGTTCCCGCGCGCCCTCGCCCCAGTCCGGCGCGTCCACCGGACGCTTGAGGTAGCCCATGAGCCGGGCTCCGTTGCGCCAGAGCTGTTCGCGGTACTGCCCGGCCTGGTATTCCTCGGACAGCGTGCGGCGCAGCGTCTCCATCGGCGAACAGCCCCACCGGTTGTCGTCCGGGTTGTAGCCCCGGAAGTGGACGACCTGCTCGGCCGGGATGTCGCGGTAGCCGGTGGTTCCCCGGTACCGGTACGTCTCGACCGTGAATTGGTTCGCCGAGATCGGCGTGACGTAGCGGGGATCGAGCCGCACCAGACCGGGAGTGTCCATGTTGGCCTTGGCAAGGATCGCGTTGTCGTAGATCGCCAGGTCCGACACCAACGCTTCGATCAGCCGGTAGCGGGTGGTGAAGGGATTCGGCTTGGCCAGCAGCGTCCCGACCGGGTGATCGGAAATCCGCACCCGGTCCACATCGGACATGCGCCGGTACACGTGGATGCCCAATTGCGCGATGTTGCGCGCCAGGAACGACACCACGGTCCGGACCTGCGGCTGTGTCCGCCAGATGGTCGCGTAGTCCTGCGCGAGCCCGTCCCCGAGCGTGACAGACCCCCCGAGCGGGATGGTTGCCGTCTGGTACTGGTGGACCGAGGAAAGAATCCCTTGGGACACAACGAAAGGCATCAGGCCGCCCCCACGATCTGCACCCAGTTGATCCGGTCGCGTTCGATCACGACATCGCCGTCCATGCCCACGGCTTCCCGGCCGGGCTGGACCAGCTCGGCCGAGCGCACCACGACGAGGCGGCGGTGGCGGCGCCACAGGATTCCGGTGATGGCCTGGTCGTCCACCAGCGACACCACGACCCGGCGGCGGGCGGCGATCGTGCGGCCCCGGTATTCCTCGGCCACGTGCCAAATCACGGAAGCGGCCAGCAGGACCACGGCCACGGTGAAGATCGCAATGTCCACCGGCCCGACCTCCCTTACACGATTTCGAGGTCGCCGTCGTCGTAGGCGGAGCGGCGGGGCGGGGTGTAGTGGACAGCGCGGTCAAGCGCCATGATCAGCGCAACCACTCCGTCGATCTTGTCGCCGCTGTTTCTCTTGCTGGGCTTGACGTTCCCGGCGGCGTCCATCTCCACGGCGAAGTTGTCGACCTGCCATCGGATGGCGGCGTTCCCGCCGTGCCGGAGCCGGGGTTGCTCCGCGGTTCCCTCCAAGGCGAGTCGCTGCAATTCCTTGGTGGGGCTGGACATGCTGCCGAACCCTTGCCGCATCTTCGCCAGCGGCGCGCCGTCGCCGAGCAGGTCCGACACGAGTTGCGAGCTGTTCCACGGGTCGTAGGCGATCTCCCGCACGGTGAACGCTTCGCGGTCGGTGTTGATCTGCGCCCGGATGTAGTCGTAGTCCGCGACGTCTCCGGGGGTCACGGTCAGCAGGCCGCGCTCGACCCACACCGTTGCCTGCCCAGCAGTACGGCGCTCGATCGCGGGCAACGCGCCTTCCGGGCACCACAGCCGCCACAGCAAGTCATGCCCGCCTTGGCCGTCCGGGAAGACCCACGCCAGCGCGCACAGGTCGGACGTGGACGCGAGGTCGAGTCCGCCGTAGGCGACGCGGCCCGCGAGCTTGCGTTCGTCCACGATGGACGCGTTGCGGTCCCACGCCTCCAAGTCGAGGAACCGGGTTTGCTGCCGGGTCCGGATGCCGAGGTGCAGGCGCAGGAACTTCGCCAGGTCCGCCGGGCTGTTGCGGGCTTCCTTGGCCGCGTTCTCCAGGTACGCCTTCGACGGCGAGATGCCGTAGCCGGGGTTCGCCTTCCGCCATGTGGATTCGGCGAACGGGTCGTCGTCGCGGTCGGCGGCCCACACCACCCCGTACATCGAGGTGTCCCGCAGCGAGCCCCGCGCGAGCTGTTCCACGTAATGCCGCCTGCGCGCGTAGATCGTCGCGGTCCGGCCGTCGTCGGCCGTGGTGATGGTGAACACGAGCGGCTGCGCGCGGGAACCGGTGCCGGTTTCCACGGCCTCCACGAGGTCCGGGGTCTTGTGGATGTGCAGTTCGTCGATGATCGCCCCGGCGACGTTGGCGCCGTGCAGCACGTCGGCCAGCCGGGACACGACCGCGAAGTACGAGCCCGAGGGCTGGTGAATGATGCGGTGCTGTAGCGCTTTCACGTACGGGCTCAATGCCGGGGACTTCTCGGCGAGCTGCTTCACCGGGTCGAAGCAATACCGCGCCTGGTCCCGGCCGGACGCGACGGCGTACACCTGCGCGCCCTGCTCGTGGTCAGCGCACGTGAGGTAGGTCGCGACCCCGCCCGCGATGGTGGTCTTGCCGTTTTTCCTCGGCACGTCAACGTAGACGCGGCGCGTGACGCGCACCCAATCCCCGTCCTCGTTGCGGTACACCCACCCGAAAACCGGCGCGAGGACGTAGGCGATCTGCCACGGGTCCGGCACCAGCGGGCGCCCGGCCCATTTCCCTTGCGTGTGCCGCAGACGCGAGAACACGTCCAGCACCCGGTCCACACGGGCCGGATCGAACCGCGCGCCCCGGCGGGCTCCGCCGTCCGGAGTCTTGATCGCGGGCGGGCAGTCCGGCAACGGAATGCCGCGCGAGTACAGGTACCAGCCGACTTCGCGGGAGATGTTCAGGCGTTCCAGGGTGGCGCGGCTCGGCGGACGCTTAGCCGGTGCCCGCGAACGGGTTGCCCTGGTCGCCACTGCCGGCCCCGTCCCTCTGCTCGATCCGGGTCCGCGCGGACGGGGTGAGGCCGAATTCTTGCGCGAACGCACGGATGACGTGGGCGCTGTCGCGCTGGATCACCAGCGCGGGATTCCGCACGTACCCGCCGTGGAGTCCTTTTTGGATGACCCCGGTTTTCGCCACGACCGCCGAGGCCCGGCGATGCGCGACCACGGCTTCGCAGTAGCAGAGCAGTGTGTCCCGGTCGCAGGAGTGCGCGATGCCCATCGCGTCCAGCTCGGACACCGTGTAGTCCCAGACCTCGCGGACGGCATCGGCCACATCGTCCGGACACTCTGGCCGTCCGGGACGCGGGATCGGCTCGTGGTGGTTGTACCGCTCGGTGTGTTTGTCACCCTCGATGATCCGCAGGGCGGTGGGCTTCGGCGGCACGCCTCGGCGTCCCATGTCAGCCTCCCTGGTGCAGGGCCATCAGCTGTGCCCGAAGTTCGGGGTCGGTGGCGAACCGGCCGGTGACGGCGGTGGTCACCATCGCCGCGCCGGGCTTGCGGATACCGCGCTGTGTCATGCATCCGTGCTCGGCGCGCACCAGGCACGCCGACCCTTCGGTCTTGAGGTAGGTGTCCAGCGCGTCGGTGACCTGGTGGGTCAGCTGCTCCTGGACCTGGAGCCGGTGCGCGTAAATGTCGAGCAGGCGCGGCAGTTTCGACAGCCCGACCACGGGTGCCCCGGCGACCGGCAGGTATGCGATCGTCGCGGTCCCGGTGAACGGCATGAGGTGGTGCGAGCAGACCGAGGTGAACGGCACGGCGGTCACCGCGATCATGCCGTCCGACCGGTCGACGGGGAACGTCCGTTCCAGCACGGCGGCCGGGTCCTGGTCGTAGCCCGCGGTCAACTCGGTCCAGGCACGCAGCACACGGTTCGGGGTGTCGCGCAGGTTCGGGTCATCGGGGTCCAGTCCACGGCTGGTCAGCCACGAACGGATACCGGAGATCAGGTCCAGGTGACCATACGGAATCGTCACCGGTTCACCGTCCTCTCTCGTTTCCCCACACCAGCACGTGCAACCGCGTGCCCAGGTTGAAACCGTGTTCGAGCACCCGGTCGACGAGGATCTTGGTGTTCATCAGCACGGCCTCGATGGTGGTTCCCTCGGGCGAGATCCACACCGGCCCGACCAGCTCGTAGCGCGCGACCAGCTCGGCAGCTTCGTCCACATCGGCCGGGGTCGCACACACGAACTTCCACGACACCCGCGCCGATTCGGAGAACCGCTCCAGCACTTCGGGCCGGATACGGCGTTCCTCCGGGTCGCCGGAGTGGCGCAGTTTCGGCGAGACGTTGTACCGCAGGGCGAACGGCTCGTAGTGCAGGGTCGCGCCCGCTGGCGCGACGGTCCCGTTGGTTTCGATCTCGATCTCGGCCGACCGCGCGAGCTTGCGCAGCAGCTCTGTCCACGCGGGCTGGTGCTGGTGCAGCAGCGGCTCGCCGCCGGAGATCACGACGAGCCCGGGATCGCCGACGAGGGCGCGGTCCACGATGTCCTGAACCGGCCGCCGCGCCAGTTCGGCCCGCAGGTCGAAGCGGGAGCCGTCCCACGTGTACGGGGTGTCGCACCACGAGCAGGCGAGGTTGCAGCCGCCCAGGCGGACGAAGCTCGCGCGTCTGCCGGCGGAAGGGCCTTCGCCTTGGATCGTGGGACCGAAGACCTCGCTCGCGACGAGCGTGTCCGATGTGGCTGGAGGCGCAGTGCTGGTCATGCGGTCCACCCGGCCCGGTTCACGTGCGTCTCGCGAACGTCGACCTGCGCGACCCGGGCGCCGGGTACGTGGTCGAGTTCGGCGAGCAGCTCGCTCGCGACGTCGGCGAGGCGGGCGGCCACGTTCTCCACGGTCGGCCAGCCGTCCGGCATCTCGTAGACCTTGCAGTCGTGTTCGCGCAGCAGCGGCACGAGCGGGTCGGCCGCGCCGAGCATGACCCCGTGGTCAAGGTGCTCATCGATCCAGCCGCGCAGCATCTTCTTGAACGGGCCGAACTCCACGACCACCCCGGCCGCGTCCGGGGCCGGGGCGGTCACAGTCACCTCGGCCCACCAGGAATGCCCGTGCAGCGAGACGCATTTGCCGGGCAGGTGCGGCAACCGGTGCGCGGTCTCGAAGTTGTGGCTGATGGTGACGGTACTGGCCATTCAGGACACCCCCGTCAGACTCGCGCCGGACTCGCCGTCTTCGGACACCTCGACCCGTACCGGGGTGAGCTGGTGGTCGTTCTGCAGGACGGTCCACAGCTGGCGGGCCAGGTCTTCGCAACTCGAGGAACCGCACTCGCGGGCACCCGGTCCCCACCACGCCCGGATCAGGTCTTGCAGGTCGTGGAATTCCACGTCCCGGTCGTCGTGGGACACGGCCGCGTGCACGGTGATGTGGAACAGGTGCCGGTGCCGGTCGGCCAGATAGGACCGTGCCCCGGTCGCGTCGGGCCAGCGGTGGAACCCGGGCGCGGTCACGGTGGTCCACACGGTCACGGTCATGCCGGGCTCAACTCGCCTTCGCGGTCGTCGCGGGGTGGGTGCGGCACGTCGCCGAAGTCCGCGTGTACGGCCTGGAGCGCGTGCCAGACCATGCCCGTGTGTTCCATGACGTCGGCGTGCATCTGGCACGCCTCGTCGCGGTGTGCCCCAGCCCCGTAGAGGAATCGGTGGCCGAGTTCGCCGAGCCGCCGGAGCGCGGCGGACTCGGTGCGCACCGC encodes:
- a CDS encoding phage major capsid protein, which encodes MTDKIARLTEELKAHLQNANTIAATADDEGRDFTDDERAAVTESMRKAQDVKKSLDAAKADTNVRAAIKDLGDAVGLVDGQAEAKGRREQADRDGYQSRAASIGETFITSEQYKDLLRSAPNGQFAKDMRVQSRPVGYKDLVTGLSPTSGGAFRTEDYRGVLVGPEQFFRPLTLRQLVTGGTTTSDQIEYARITGWNNAAAPVAEATSSAPVGSGEPAVTPAQAGVKPESGFSTVRVTTPVRTIAHWIPVTKRALSDAAQVRTLIDSFLETGLEEELEDQMIAGDGTGENFEGLSTVSGTQTQAAVADPAGKPAGFGKLLAVRRAKTKVRTVGRSVANGVVIHPNDLETLDEISDMQGRFYFGGPSGANGTSPLWGLPVIESEAAKAGTAWVGDFRKAILWDRQQASLTVTDSHADFFVRNLVAILAELRAAFGVIQPSAFCKVSLA
- a CDS encoding HK97 family phage prohead protease, producing MKVKTCPVLIKAAGTQDGTDDGVFEAIVAAYNVDSVGDKIVPGAFAETLDEWKNSGSPIPVLWSHMSHDPDYHIGYVEEAEEREEGLWVRARIDLDEPKAKKVYKLLKGKRVRQFSFAYDVQEGGWVDEKSADDDAAGDGYFELRKLRLYEVGPTLIGANQETELLSVKSAIGAHSTATDDGTWDGPANEARLSNDAGKDTYRKAFAWQDPDGDPDAKSSYKFIHHNVSTEGEVGAANLQACTTGIAVLNGSRTGTTIPDDDRQGVYNHLARHLRDADVEPPELKSEPTTDPAEPAQPEDKEGRAISAKDEDTLRGALATITDSIAVIEGVLSGSDSDDDTKATPAEPATNDEKSASPARPADRPDRLRIWMASLNGEVNPDSLTA
- a CDS encoding phage portal protein, which translates into the protein MPFVVSQGILSSVHQYQTATIPLGGSVTLGDGLAQDYATIWRTQPQVRTVVSFLARNIAQLGIHVYRRMSDVDRVRISDHPVGTLLAKPNPFTTRYRLIEALVSDLAIYDNAILAKANMDTPGLVRLDPRYVTPISANQFTVETYRYRGTTGYRDIPAEQVVHFRGYNPDDNRWGCSPMETLRRTLSEEYQAGQYREQLWRNGARLMGYLKRPVDAPDWGEGARERFRRSWQAQYTGTGAKAGGTPILEDGMDFVPASVTPEAAQYIESRKLTREEVASAYHIPLPMVGILDHATYSNIQEQHKHLYQDTLGPWLTMITEELALQLLPDFEDSQDIYLEFNLAEKLRGSFEEQAAQLQTATGAPWMTRNEARARVNLPQVDGGDELVTPLNVLIGGQASPTDTAPEPKVARDRTLKLLEGLA
- a CDS encoding terminase large subunit, which gives rise to MATRATRSRAPAKRPPSRATLERLNISREVGWYLYSRGIPLPDCPPAIKTPDGGARRGARFDPARVDRVLDVFSRLRHTQGKWAGRPLVPDPWQIAYVLAPVFGWVYRNEDGDWVRVTRRVYVDVPRKNGKTTIAGGVATYLTCADHEQGAQVYAVASGRDQARYCFDPVKQLAEKSPALSPYVKALQHRIIHQPSGSYFAVVSRLADVLHGANVAGAIIDELHIHKTPDLVEAVETGTGSRAQPLVFTITTADDGRTATIYARRRHYVEQLARGSLRDTSMYGVVWAADRDDDPFAESTWRKANPGYGISPSKAYLENAAKEARNSPADLAKFLRLHLGIRTRQQTRFLDLEAWDRNASIVDERKLAGRVAYGGLDLASTSDLCALAWVFPDGQGGHDLLWRLWCPEGALPAIERRTAGQATVWVERGLLTVTPGDVADYDYIRAQINTDREAFTVREIAYDPWNSSQLVSDLLGDGAPLAKMRQGFGSMSSPTKELQRLALEGTAEQPRLRHGGNAAIRWQVDNFAVEMDAAGNVKPSKRNSGDKIDGVVALIMALDRAVHYTPPRRSAYDDGDLEIV
- a CDS encoding phage terminase small subunit P27 family; the protein is MGRRGVPPKPTALRIIEGDKHTERYNHHEPIPRPGRPECPDDVADAVREVWDYTVSELDAMGIAHSCDRDTLLCYCEAVVAHRRASAVVAKTGVIQKGLHGGYVRNPALVIQRDSAHVIRAFAQEFGLTPSARTRIEQRDGAGSGDQGNPFAGTG
- the folE gene encoding GTP cyclohydrolase I, giving the protein MTIPYGHLDLISGIRSWLTSRGLDPDDPNLRDTPNRVLRAWTELTAGYDQDPAAVLERTFPVDRSDGMIAVTAVPFTSVCSHHLMPFTGTATIAYLPVAGAPVVGLSKLPRLLDIYAHRLQVQEQLTHQVTDALDTYLKTEGSACLVRAEHGCMTQRGIRKPGAAMVTTAVTGRFATDPELRAQLMALHQGG
- a CDS encoding 7-carboxy-7-deazaguanine synthase QueE; this translates as MTSTAPPATSDTLVASEVFGPTIQGEGPSAGRRASFVRLGGCNLACSWCDTPYTWDGSRFDLRAELARRPVQDIVDRALVGDPGLVVISGGEPLLHQHQPAWTELLRKLARSAEIEIETNGTVAPAGATLHYEPFALRYNVSPKLRHSGDPEERRIRPEVLERFSESARVSWKFVCATPADVDEAAELVARYELVGPVWISPEGTTIEAVLMNTKILVDRVLEHGFNLGTRLHVLVWGNERGR
- a CDS encoding 6-pyruvoyl tetrahydropterin synthase family protein; this encodes MASTVTISHNFETAHRLPHLPGKCVSLHGHSWWAEVTVTAPAPDAAGVVVEFGPFKKMLRGWIDEHLDHGVMLGAADPLVPLLREHDCKVYEMPDGWPTVENVAARLADVASELLAELDHVPGARVAQVDVRETHVNRAGWTA